TCTGCCAGGGGCAGGCGGGAATGAACGGTGTGGCGGTCGATCCTGATTTTGACGAAAACCGCACGATCTATGTCTATTCCGCCTCCAATAAGTCAGAGCCTCGAACTAACCGTGTGCTGCGCATGACGGTAAACAGTGATTTTGATGAGGTATCGGATCGTACTGACATTGTCGATGACATCCCATATAAACCCGACGCCACCGACCACCCGTTCGGTGACGCTGGCGCCCATAACGGCGGGCGTATTCGTTTCAGCCCGGACGACGGTTACCTTTATGTGACCACTGGCGACAACCATAACAGCGAGATTCCTCAGTCGCCGGAGTTACTTGGGGGTAAGGTGCTGCGCATCGACCGGGATGGTGAGGCCGCCGAGGGTAACGAACCGCCGGAAGGCTTCGATCCACGTATCTACACTTATGGTCACCGCAACGTACAGGGCATCACCTTTCATCCGGACACCGGCCAACCCATCGTGACGGAACACGGTCCCTGGCATTCGGATGAGATCAATGCGCTGGTCAATGGCGGCAACAGTGGCTGGGATCCGCGTCCCAATATGGCCGGCCGTGGCGACTGCCCGGACGATTACTGCGGCTATGAGCCTAATCAGAAGGAGGGTATGGACCCCCAAGAACGGGCGGAATATATGCCGGTAACGGACACCGAAACCTACCCCGATGCCATGCAGCCCGCCTGGACCAACGATGGCCTTTCGCAGGGCATAGTGGCCACCGAGTTTTTAACTGGTGAACAGTGGGGCGATTGGGATGGCCGTCTGCTGGTTGGCTTTATGGGGATCGGTTTTGGCGGTACGCCGGTGGGGCAACGCATTAACCTGATTGATATTGCGGAAGATGGCCTTTCGGTGAACGACGTTGCCGAAATGCCGCTGCCGATGGGCTCGGCTCGTTTCCGGTCAATCGTTCAGGGGCCGGAAGGTGATCTCTATACGGCGGTGGACGAAGGCATTATTTATCGCATCACGCCGGAATAGCGCTTTGCCGCCGCGCTGCTATGTCAGTGCGGCGGCACGTCCGCCGCAAGCTTGTTCATGCACTAACAACCTACCAGGGAAAGTCCATAATGAAGTTGTCACTGTTTTGGGTCATTGCAGCTGCGTTGACGATGGGGTCTGCCGCTGCTCAGGCAGCGGATAAGTCCGCAGGTGAAACGTTGTATGCGGATAGTTGTGCTCAATGTCACGGTCCCAGTGGTAAAGGGATGGCCAGTTTTCCATCGCTTACCGGCCGGGATGTGGATTACATCACTTCGCGCCTTGAGACCTATCGGGCCGGTGAAAAGGTGGGATCAAACTCTTCCCTGATGATCCCCAACGCCACCGACCTGTCAGATGATGACATCGCCAACCTTGCCGCCTATATCGCGGATATCGCCGACTGATACCCGCGCGTTAGTTGGACGTCTTTACCAGGCCACCCTTTACCATTCAGTTCTCCTCCTGCCAGGCGGCGCCGTCCGGGAAACGGTGCCTGGTAAGTGAGTCGTCATGCATGGTGATGCTATAGCCGGCGGCCGTGGGTACCTGGTAGCGGCCTTGGCGAACGACCACCGGGTCGAGGAAGTGCTCGTGCAGATGGTCGACGTATTCCAGTACCCGACCCTCGAGGCTACCCGACACGGCGATATAGTCGAACATCGAGATGTGCTGGACATATTCGCATAGCCCCACGCCGCCAGCGTGTGGGCAGATCGGCACGTCGAACTTGGCGGCCATCAGTACGACCAGGATGACCTCGTTCAGCCCGCCCAGACGCGCCGCGTCGATCTGGCAATAGTCGATGGCGTCGGTTTGCAGGAACTGCTTGAACATCACCTTGTTATGGCAATGCTCGCCAGTGGCCACACCGATCGGTGCGACACGATGGCGTATCTCGGCGTGGCCGAGGATGTCATCGGGGCTGGTGGGCTCTTCGATCCACAGCGGGTCGTATTCCGCCAGGCGGCGCATCTTAGCCACTGTCTCATCGACTTCCCATACCTGGTTGGCATCCATCATCAGCACGTTGTCCCAGCCGATTTCCTCGCGCAACAACGCGGCGCGCCGTGCATCCTCGTCGAGGTCGCCACCGATCTTCTGCTTGAAGTGCGTCCAGCCTTCGGCCAGGCCCTCGCGAGCCAGTTGGCGGACCTTGTCGTCGGAATAGCCCAGCCAGCCCGCCGAGGTGGTGTAGCCTGGAAAGCCGTCACGGCGCATTTCAGCCTCGCGCTCTGCTTTGCCAGAGGCCTGCTTGCGCAGCAGGGCGATGGCCTCTTCTGGCGTCAAGGCATCGGTGACGAAGCGGAAGTCGAGACATCGCACCAGTTCTTCGGGGCTCATGTCGGCGAGCAGCTTCCATACCGGCTTGCCTTCGCGCTTGGCCCACAGGTCCCAGACGGCGTTGACCATGGCGGCGGTGGCCAGATGGATCGCCCCCTTGTCGGGGCCGATCCAGCGCAGTTGGCTGTCGCCGGTGATTTCGCGCCAGAAGGCGCCCATATCGGCGGTGATCGCCTCTAGTGAGCGGCCTTCGAGGAGCGGGGTGAGTGAGCGTACGGCGGTGACCACGATCTCGTTGCCGCGGCCGATGGTAAAGGTCAGGCCATGGCCCTGGGGGCCGTTGTTGTCATCGGTGTGCAGGATCACGTAGGTGGCAGAGTAATCAGGCGCGGCGTTCATGGCATCCGAGCCGTCCAGCGAACGGGAAGTCGGAAAACGTATGTCCTGGACCTCAACGCTAGTAATGGTGGTCATGATGGCGTCCTCATTGTCGTTGGCGTTGGCGGTTAATGCGAATGGCTAAGAAGGTGAACTGGCATATGGTCAACTTTCACCTATGATGCAAGCAATGTCATGATGTATGAAAGGTATGCCATAAACCTTATCGCAGCCAAATGGCGATTGCCACACGATAACCAATCAGGAGTGCAGCATGTTTGATGAAATGAAGGGCAAACGAATATTGGTGACCGGTTCGAGCCGGGGAATCGGTGCGGCCGTTGCCAGGCGGCTCGGTGGACTTGGGGCGCGCGTGGCGGTGCATTATCACCGTAGTGAAGTGCCAGCCCAGGCGGTCTGCGACGATATCCGCCAAGCGGGTGGCGAGGCCTTTCTAATTCAAGGCGATATCAGTCGCACTAAAGAAGCCACCGCGATCGTCGATCAGGCGGCAGAGCAACTCGGTGGGCTCGATCTGTTGATCAACAACGCCGGCGATATGCTGGGGCGCGTCAGCCTGGACGAGATGGATGATGAGCAATACGACCGCGTCATGGACCTCAACGCCCGTTCGGTCGTCATGGCCAGTCGAGCGGCGCTGCCTTATCTGCGCCAGGCCGGGGCTGGCAATATCATCCATACCGGCTCGATCGCGGCACGCAATGGCGGTGGCACTGGCGCAGGTCTCTACGCCTCGGCCAAAGGGTTCGTCACGACCTTGACCCGCAACATGGCCAAGGAGCTCGCTGGCGACAACATTCGCGTCAATGCCGTGGCGCCTGGCGTGATCACCACGGATTTCCACGCGCGTCATTCCAACGATGCCCAGATGGAAGCCGCGCGTGCCTCGATCCCTCAGGGTCGTCTGGGCAGCGCCGAGGATTGTGTGGGTGCCTATTTGTTCCTGGCGACCGACGCCCTCAGCGGCTATGTCACTGGGCAAATTATTGAAGTCAACGGCGGGCAATTGATGCCATGAGCAATAATATTCAGTACGACATCGCGATTACCATGGGGGACCCGGCGGGTATCGGTCCCGAGATCATCTGCCGGGCCGTCGCTGATATGTCGCCTTCCGCGCGGGCGGGCACGCTATTGGTTGGCGATCCAGCGATCTTTCGACGGGCCGCGCAAACCATCGGTGCCGACCTGGATTTCGCGCCTCTGGATATTGCCGACGCCCACATAGATTGTGTGGCAGTGGCGGTGGTGGAAGCACCCGCCGATGTCGAAATTCCTGATGGCGAAATCAGTGCCGGTGCCGGTGACATGGCCTTTCGCTGCATCGCCAGGGCCGTGGAGCTGGTGCAGAGCGGTCTGGCCGGGGTGATCGTCACGGCGCCGTTGAACAAGGCGGCACTGCATGCGGCCGGTCATTATTATGATGGCCACACCGGCATGCTGGCTGCGTTAACCGATGCGCCTTCATCGTTCATGCTGCTGGCCTCCGAGCACCTGTCGACCCTGCATGTGTCGACCCATGTGTCGCTGCGGGAGGCCATTGACCGCGTAACCCCCGAGCGGATCATTGCCACCGTCGAGGCCGGTGACGCGCATCTCAGGTCGTTGGGAATGGCCAATCCGCGCATCGCGGTGGCGGGACTTAATCCGCACTGTGGTGAGGGCGGTATTTTCGGCGACGAAGACACCCGCTGTATTGCGCCAGCCGTCGAGACCCTCAAGGCGCGCGGGTTTGAAGTGAGTGGCCCGATCTCCGCCGATACCGTCTTCTTTCGCGCGTCAAAGGGCGAGTTCGACCTGGTGGTGGCCCAGTATCACGATCAGGGCCATATCCCCGTCAAGCTGATTGCCTTCGACACCACGGTGAACGTCAGTCTCGGTTTGCCGATTCGGCGTACGTCTGTGGATCACGGTACTGCCTTCGATATTGCCTGGCAGGGCAAGGCGGATGCGACCAACATGGGGGCGGCGATTGCGTACGCGCATCGGTTGGTGGCCGGCATGGTCGCAGGAGCCAATGAGCGTGAGTGAGTGCCGAGTCGCGATCGTCGCCGACGATCTGACCGGTGCGCTGGACGCCGCTGCACCTTTCGCCCAGCGCGGCGCGACGACACGCGTGGTCGTCGCGCTGGAGAGTCTGGAAGTTGCCTTGGACGAGTGGCAAGGGGCGCTGCCGGAGGTGATCGCGGTAACGACCGAATCACGCCACCTGACAGCATCGGCAGCGGCAGAGCGCGTGACGCAGGCGACCCAGGTGCTCGCTCGCCTGGCCCCTGCTGTGTGGTTCAAAAAAATCGACTCGACCCTGCGCGGCCAGGTAGTGGCTGAGAGTCTGGCGATGCATCGGGCCTGCTGTCGACGACTGTTGCTTGCTCCAGCCGTCCCTTCTCAGGGCCGCACGACCTGCGATGCCCGTATCCTCGTGTACGGTCACCCCCTAGAGGCGACCGACTTTGCCCGTGACGCACGTTCCCGACCCCCAAGTGGTGGGCTGGATGCCCTGTTCGCTGACGCCGGATTACCTCTGGCGCGCCATGCTCCAGGGCAACGACTGCCGATGGCGGACAGCGTGGCCGATGTTGAGACAGATGCGGACCTGGAAGCCTTGGCCAGCACAATCGGCGGTGAGCAGGACAAATGGTTGGCGGTAGGTGCGGCGGGGCTGAGTCGCGCCCTGGCTCATGTCATGTTCGGTGAGGCGGTGTCCCGTGATCATGCCCCTTTTACCGGGCTCTGGATGGCGGTGGGGTCACGCAGCGAGCGAGCCAGGCAGCAGGTGGCGGCGCTGCGTCGTGCCTCGCCCGAACTGCCTGTCGTGACGGATATCGACGAGGCGACGGTCGAGTTGCCTTGCCTGTTGCTAATTCCCGATACGCAGGCGCCCCCGCGTGATGCCAACGAGGTGGCGGCAACGCTTGCCGACGCACTTGCCGTGGGCATGGTTGCGGCCAGGCAGCGTCTGTACCTGATGACCGGTGGCGATTGTGCCAGTGCGCTGATGAAAAAGCTGGATGCCCGCTATATCGACGTGGTCGGCGAGTGGGAACCAGGGATGGTACTCGGCTATCCGCAGGGCAACCGGGAATGGCCCTTGCTGACCAAGGCAGGTGGCTTCGGCGACGAGGCGTTGCTGGTGCGCTTGCTCCGGTCCTTGGAATGAACGCCAATCCAGAGGTTGCATTGCCCAGAATTGGCGACTAGATTTGATTATGATGGTATGACACGTATACAAGAAGTCCATCATCTCATTTTCAAATCACCCAATAAGCCTAACTCCCCAATCATCACGTTATGGAGCACAATAAAATGGGTAACGCTAACTTCCGACTCAAAACCTTCCATCGTCTCGCCTCCGGCACCCTCCTGCTGGCGGGCATGACGGCAAGCGGGTATGCCTTCGCCGAAACGCTCAATTTCGCCCACGTCTACGAGACATCCGAGCCCTACCACGAGTGGGCGCTGTGGGCGGCCGATGAGATCGAGGAGCGTACCGACGGTCGCTACGAAATCGAGGTTCATCCCGCCTCGTCGCTGGGTAAAGAGGCCGACATCAACGAGGGTCTCCAACTGGGTACCGTAGATCTTATCTACACCGGCAACCAGTTCGCCGGGCGTTTTTACGGCCCCATTGGTATAGCCGGAGCCCCCTACATGTTCCGCGATTTCGATCACTGGCGCGCCTATGCCGACAGCGATCTTTTCGACGAGATCGCTCAGGGCTATCAGGATGAGACCGGCAACGTACCGCTGGCGATGAACTACTATGGGCGTCGTCATGTGACTTCCAATGAAGCCATTAACGAGCCGGCGGATATGGAAGGCCTCAAAATCCGCACGCCCAATGCGCCGATGTACATGATGTTCCCCGAGGCCGTGGGTGCCAACCCGACGCCTATCGCCTTCGCCGAAGTCTATCTGGCCCTTCAACAAGGGGTCGTGGATGCCCAAGAGAACCCTCTGCCGACCATTCGCGCCAAAGCCTTCTACGAGGTTCAGGACTACATCAACCTGACCGGGCACATCACCGATTCGCTGATTACCATCGCCGGTGGGCCGCTGTGGAACCGCCTATCCGAAGAGGACCGCGAGATTTTCCGTGAGGTCTACATGGAAGCGGGTGAAAAGATCACTGAAGACATCCTCCAGTCCGAAGAAGATCTCGTCGCCTGGTTCGAGGATCAAGGGGTGACTGTCAACGAGGTCGACATCACGCCATTCCGCGAAGCAACCGTGCCGTACCATACCGGTGAAGATGCGACTTGGGATCAGGAAACCTACGACCGCCTCCAAGCGCTCGGTCAGTAAGCCTCTCCTCATAGCCGACACGCCATCCCTTGAAGGGGGGATGGCGTCATCTGCGGAGCTTGCAAATGACAATCGATAAATGGCCTGCTGAGGCATCCGACTTCCAGATGGAGGAAGACGATACCTTTGAGTGGCGCGACTATGGTATCGAAGATTACGCCACCCTAATTGTGTTCTGGCTGCTGGCGCTGGATGTGTTCATGCAGTTCTTCAGCCGCTACGTATTGGGGAACTCGATCGCCTGGACGGAAGAGATGGCTCGCTATCTTTTGGTGACCGTGGGATTCATGGGTGGCTCCATGGCTGTCCGCACGGGGACGCATATTTCCGTCGAATTCTTCTATCGCTATATGCCCGGCTGGATGAGCCGGCTGCTCATGACCCTCGTGGATATTGTCAGCATTGCCTTCTTTGCCACCGGCGCCTGGATCACCTGGAAACTCGCCGACCGGACGACGGCGTTGATGGCGTCTGTCGACATCCCCAAGAGTTTTCTCTACTACCTGGTGCTATTGGGTTTCATCTTGATGTTGGGGCGGGCGATCCAGATAGCGATTCTTCGCTGGCGCAATTGTAGCTCCTCGCATCCTGACCTCCCATAACGACAACATTGGCCGGAGTTCTTACCCATGTCCAATTTCCTGGCTGTGCGCCCTCGGGGGGCGCTGGTTTCACCCCTGATTGCCGCGCTTGCGGTATCGGGTTGTCTGACCCTGGCTTTCTTCGGCGAGTATCTGCTGTTTCTGTTTGCCGCGCTGTTCACCATGTTGCTGCTGGGCGTGCCGATTGCCATCAGCCTGGCGGGTTCCTGTCTGCTGTATGTCTACCTCACCGGACGCGTGCCCGATGTGGTGGTCGTGCATCGCATGATCAACGGTATTGACAGTTTTCCGCTGTTGGCAATCCCGTTCTTCATTTTGGCCGGTAACCTGATGAACAATGGGGGGATCACCAAACGCATTTTTGATTTTGCCAAGGCGTTGATGGGCTGGATGCGGGGCGGCCTGGGCCATGTCAATGTGGGGGCCAGCATCGTCTTTTCCGGCATGTCAGGTGCGGCGGTGGCTGACGCCGGTGGTTTGGGTACCATCGAGATCAAGGCCATGCGCGATGCAGGCTACGATCAGGAGTTCTCGGTGGGCATCACGGCGGCATCCTCGACGATCGGACCGATTATTCCTCCCAGCTTGCCCATGGTCATCTACGGCGTCATGGCATCGGTCTCCGTCGGTCAGCTGTTCGCCGCTGGGCTTATCCCTGGCCTCTTGATGGGCGTGGCACTGATGGTGATGATCACGATCATGGCCAAACGTCGTGGCTATCCCCGCGATGCCGCATTCTCGATTGCGTACCTATGGACGACGTTCCGCCGTGCTTTCCTGTCCCTTTTGACGCCGGTGATCATCGTCGGTGGCATCATCTCGGGTGTCTTTACCCCCACCGAGGCCGCCATCGCGGCGGTGGTCTATGCGCTTTTCCTGGGCGGGGTGGTGTATAGAATCCTCACCTGGCGTCGCCTGATGAAGGTCAGCATGGAAACCATCGAGACGACAGCCGTCATTCTGCTGATTGTGGCGGGCGCTTCGATCTTTGCCTGGATCATGAGCAGCAACCAGGTCACTCAGCATGTCATGGGACTTTTGGGACCCTTTGCCGATAATCCCATCGCGCTGCTGATCATCATCAATCTGGTGCTGATCCTGGTCGGCTGCTTCATGGAGACCATCGCGGCTATCACTATCCTGGTGCCCGTTCTGCTGCCGGTGGCTGTCTCTGCCGGTGTCGATCCCGTGCACTTTGGCGTGATCATGGTACTCAATCTGATGATCGGTCTGCTGACACCGCCGGTAGGCATGGTGCTTTATGTCCTGTCACGCGTTTCGAACATCTCCTTTGAGAGCTGCATGCGCGGCACGCTGCCATTCCTTATTCCACTGGTGATTTCGCTGCTGCTGGTGACGTTCATTCCGGCGATTTCGCTGTGGCTGCCGACATTGGTTTACCGTTGAGTTTGACCCAAGGAGCTGACTGTCGATGACAATCGATTCGCCGGATTTTCGCGTTGCCGTGGCTGACCTAGAAGGTTTTATTGAACGTGTTCTAAAGCGAGCGGGAGCGGACACGGCCTCCGCCCAGGCTGTGACTCGTGCACTGGTCATGGCCTCGCGTATGGGGACGGACAGCCACGGATTGCGGCTACTCCCGCACTATATTCAGGCATTGCAAGGTGGGCGTATCAATGGCCGGCCCGAGATGCACTTTACCCAACGCCTGCCAGCCACCGGGTATCTGGATGCCGATGACGGCCTGGGGCATTTGGCGGGCTACACGGCAATGGCGCATGCTGCTGACATGGCCGAAAAAGTGGGGCTTGGCGCGGTGGCGGTGGGCAATTCATCCCATTTTGGCGCTGCCGGTTGCTACGCTCTGGCGGCCGCTAAACGCGGGTTGATCGGTATGGCCTTCTGTAACTCCGACCCTTTCGTCTTGTTGCACGGGGGGCGGTCGCCGTTTCATGGAACCAATCCGATTGCCTTTGCCGCACCGGTCAATGGGCAAGCTCCTTACCTGCTGGATATGGCGACCAGTTCGGTGCCCTGGAATCGCGTCCAGCAGTACGGCGCTATCGGTCGTGAACTTCCGGATCAGGTCGCGGCGGATGACGCCGGACGCGTAACCCGGACCCCGGCCGACGTCTCAGCGTTGTTACCACTGGGTGGTACTGATTTTGGCTTCAAGGGGGCGGGGCTTGGCGGCATGGTCGAAATATTGAGTTCGACACTTTCGGGCATGCTTAATGGTTTCCGTC
This window of the Halomonas sp. SH5A2 genome carries:
- a CDS encoding PQQ-dependent sugar dehydrogenase, with protein sequence MSQQPTLRPLCAAIASAVIIGFPAVATSNEPQLSQSEVLTGLENPWDMAFLPDGTMFYTERCRGLSVRLPDGDVEHLLGMEGTDDYATTADDLVCQGQAGMNGVAVDPDFDENRTIYVYSASNKSEPRTNRVLRMTVNSDFDEVSDRTDIVDDIPYKPDATDHPFGDAGAHNGGRIRFSPDDGYLYVTTGDNHNSEIPQSPELLGGKVLRIDRDGEAAEGNEPPEGFDPRIYTYGHRNVQGITFHPDTGQPIVTEHGPWHSDEINALVNGGNSGWDPRPNMAGRGDCPDDYCGYEPNQKEGMDPQERAEYMPVTDTETYPDAMQPAWTNDGLSQGIVATEFLTGEQWGDWDGRLLVGFMGIGFGGTPVGQRINLIDIAEDGLSVNDVAEMPLPMGSARFRSIVQGPEGDLYTAVDEGIIYRITPE
- a CDS encoding c-type cytochrome, coding for MKLSLFWVIAAALTMGSAAAQAADKSAGETLYADSCAQCHGPSGKGMASFPSLTGRDVDYITSRLETYRAGEKVGSNSSLMIPNATDLSDDDIANLAAYIADIAD
- a CDS encoding L-fuconate dehydratase, with protein sequence MTTITSVEVQDIRFPTSRSLDGSDAMNAAPDYSATYVILHTDDNNGPQGHGLTFTIGRGNEIVVTAVRSLTPLLEGRSLEAITADMGAFWREITGDSQLRWIGPDKGAIHLATAAMVNAVWDLWAKREGKPVWKLLADMSPEELVRCLDFRFVTDALTPEEAIALLRKQASGKAEREAEMRRDGFPGYTTSAGWLGYSDDKVRQLAREGLAEGWTHFKQKIGGDLDEDARRAALLREEIGWDNVLMMDANQVWEVDETVAKMRRLAEYDPLWIEEPTSPDDILGHAEIRHRVAPIGVATGEHCHNKVMFKQFLQTDAIDYCQIDAARLGGLNEVILVVLMAAKFDVPICPHAGGVGLCEYVQHISMFDYIAVSGSLEGRVLEYVDHLHEHFLDPVVVRQGRYQVPTAAGYSITMHDDSLTRHRFPDGAAWQEEN
- a CDS encoding SDR family NAD(P)-dependent oxidoreductase translates to MFDEMKGKRILVTGSSRGIGAAVARRLGGLGARVAVHYHRSEVPAQAVCDDIRQAGGEAFLIQGDISRTKEATAIVDQAAEQLGGLDLLINNAGDMLGRVSLDEMDDEQYDRVMDLNARSVVMASRAALPYLRQAGAGNIIHTGSIAARNGGGTGAGLYASAKGFVTTLTRNMAKELAGDNIRVNAVAPGVITTDFHARHSNDAQMEAARASIPQGRLGSAEDCVGAYLFLATDALSGYVTGQIIEVNGGQLMP
- the pdxA gene encoding 4-hydroxythreonine-4-phosphate dehydrogenase PdxA, coding for MSNNIQYDIAITMGDPAGIGPEIICRAVADMSPSARAGTLLVGDPAIFRRAAQTIGADLDFAPLDIADAHIDCVAVAVVEAPADVEIPDGEISAGAGDMAFRCIARAVELVQSGLAGVIVTAPLNKAALHAAGHYYDGHTGMLAALTDAPSSFMLLASEHLSTLHVSTHVSLREAIDRVTPERIIATVEAGDAHLRSLGMANPRIAVAGLNPHCGEGGIFGDEDTRCIAPAVETLKARGFEVSGPISADTVFFRASKGEFDLVVAQYHDQGHIPVKLIAFDTTVNVSLGLPIRRTSVDHGTAFDIAWQGKADATNMGAAIAYAHRLVAGMVAGANERE
- a CDS encoding four-carbon acid sugar kinase family protein; translated protein: MSECRVAIVADDLTGALDAAAPFAQRGATTRVVVALESLEVALDEWQGALPEVIAVTTESRHLTASAAAERVTQATQVLARLAPAVWFKKIDSTLRGQVVAESLAMHRACCRRLLLAPAVPSQGRTTCDARILVYGHPLEATDFARDARSRPPSGGLDALFADAGLPLARHAPGQRLPMADSVADVETDADLEALASTIGGEQDKWLAVGAAGLSRALAHVMFGEAVSRDHAPFTGLWMAVGSRSERARQQVAALRRASPELPVVTDIDEATVELPCLLLIPDTQAPPRDANEVAATLADALAVGMVAARQRLYLMTGGDCASALMKKLDARYIDVVGEWEPGMVLGYPQGNREWPLLTKAGGFGDEALLVRLLRSLE
- a CDS encoding sialic acid TRAP transporter substrate-binding protein SiaP, which encodes MGNANFRLKTFHRLASGTLLLAGMTASGYAFAETLNFAHVYETSEPYHEWALWAADEIEERTDGRYEIEVHPASSLGKEADINEGLQLGTVDLIYTGNQFAGRFYGPIGIAGAPYMFRDFDHWRAYADSDLFDEIAQGYQDETGNVPLAMNYYGRRHVTSNEAINEPADMEGLKIRTPNAPMYMMFPEAVGANPTPIAFAEVYLALQQGVVDAQENPLPTIRAKAFYEVQDYINLTGHITDSLITIAGGPLWNRLSEEDREIFREVYMEAGEKITEDILQSEEDLVAWFEDQGVTVNEVDITPFREATVPYHTGEDATWDQETYDRLQALGQ
- a CDS encoding TRAP transporter small permease, with amino-acid sequence MTIDKWPAEASDFQMEEDDTFEWRDYGIEDYATLIVFWLLALDVFMQFFSRYVLGNSIAWTEEMARYLLVTVGFMGGSMAVRTGTHISVEFFYRYMPGWMSRLLMTLVDIVSIAFFATGAWITWKLADRTTALMASVDIPKSFLYYLVLLGFILMLGRAIQIAILRWRNCSSSHPDLP
- a CDS encoding TRAP transporter large permease; translated protein: MSNFLAVRPRGALVSPLIAALAVSGCLTLAFFGEYLLFLFAALFTMLLLGVPIAISLAGSCLLYVYLTGRVPDVVVVHRMINGIDSFPLLAIPFFILAGNLMNNGGITKRIFDFAKALMGWMRGGLGHVNVGASIVFSGMSGAAVADAGGLGTIEIKAMRDAGYDQEFSVGITAASSTIGPIIPPSLPMVIYGVMASVSVGQLFAAGLIPGLLMGVALMVMITIMAKRRGYPRDAAFSIAYLWTTFRRAFLSLLTPVIIVGGIISGVFTPTEAAIAAVVYALFLGGVVYRILTWRRLMKVSMETIETTAVILLIVAGASIFAWIMSSNQVTQHVMGLLGPFADNPIALLIIINLVLILVGCFMETIAAITILVPVLLPVAVSAGVDPVHFGVIMVLNLMIGLLTPPVGMVLYVLSRVSNISFESCMRGTLPFLIPLVISLLLVTFIPAISLWLPTLVYR
- a CDS encoding Ldh family oxidoreductase, whose protein sequence is MTIDSPDFRVAVADLEGFIERVLKRAGADTASAQAVTRALVMASRMGTDSHGLRLLPHYIQALQGGRINGRPEMHFTQRLPATGYLDADDGLGHLAGYTAMAHAADMAEKVGLGAVAVGNSSHFGAAGCYALAAAKRGLIGMAFCNSDPFVLLHGGRSPFHGTNPIAFAAPVNGQAPYLLDMATSSVPWNRVQQYGAIGRELPDQVAADDAGRVTRTPADVSALLPLGGTDFGFKGAGLGGMVEILSSTLSGMLNGFRLLPMGGPDMATPRGVGHFFLAMNPDAFNDNASFEVCLREYLEDLRAQPANEGAEVLAPGDREWRCLGLRDADGIPLDRANQAAYAALAEQFEVEPLTPVR